The Populus nigra chromosome 19, ddPopNigr1.1, whole genome shotgun sequence genome includes a window with the following:
- the LOC133680476 gene encoding serine carboxypeptidase-like 51 isoform X8 → MGKLSFFLLSVVFLVSLLNGETVTAASRKKVATGARTRDGSEEWGYVEVRPRAHMFWWLYRSPYRVEDSSKPWPIILWLQGGPGGSGVGMGNFEEIGPLDTYLKPRNSTWLQVADLLFVDNPVGTGYSFVEEGDADLFVKTDDEAASDLTTLLEKVFNRNESLQKSPLYIVAESYGGKFAVTLGLSALKAIEAGKLKLILGGVALGDTWISPEDFVLSWGPLLKDLSRLDNNGLQKANSLAEKIRQQIREGQYADATNSWSELEGVISANSNSVDFYNFLLDSGSDPLSLTTAAAELSQKNAMKSYSRYISSLRSALPGGGVGDLDSIMNGVIKTKLKIIPANFSWGEQSSNVFNQMVGDFMRPRINEVDELLAKGVNVTIYNGQLDLICSTKGTEAWVEKLKWEGLDSFLSMNRTPLLCGAEGQLTKGFTRSYKNLNFFWILGAGHFENLPCHYGNNTL, encoded by the exons ATGGGAAAgctgagtttttttcttctgtctGTTGTGTTCTTGGTTTCTTTGCTTAATGGAGAAACAGTCACTGCCGCTTCAAGAAAAAAGGTAGCCACTGGTGCAAGAACCCGTGATGGATCAGAAGAATGGGGATATGTAGAAGTTAGACCAA GAGCACACATGTTTTGGTGGCTTTATAGGAGTCCTTACAGAGTTGAAGATTCATCCAAACCATGGCCAATCATTCTTTGGTTGCAGGGTGGACCT GGAGGATCAGGTGTTGGGATGggaaattttgaagaaattggGCCGCTGGATACCTATCTGAAGCCCCGGAATTCGACATGGTTACAAGTGGCTGATCTGCTCTTTGTG GATAATCCAGTTGGCACAGGATACAGTTTTGTGGAAGAGGGTGATGCAGACTTGTTTGTCAAGACTGATGACGAGGCAGCAAGTGATCTAACTACTCTGTTGGAGAAAGTATTCAACAGGAATGAGAGCCTTCAGAAGAGCCCTTTGTATATTGTAGCAGAGTCTTATGGAGGCAAATTTGCTGTCACCCTTGGTTTATCAGCTCTAAAAGCAATTGAAGCAGGAAAACTGAAACTTATACTTGGAG GAGTAGCGTTGGGTGACACTTGGATCTCACCAGAAGATTTTGTG CTTTCATGGGGTCCTCTTCTAAAAGATCTGTCGAGGCTCGACAACAACGGACTTCAGAAGGCAAACAG CCTGGCTGAGAAGATTAGGCAGCAAATCCGCGAAGGTCAGTATGCTGACGCAACTAATTCTTGGTCTGAGCTTGAGGGAGTGATTAGTGCTAACAGCAATTCTGTG gatttctataattttttattggattcgGGATCGGACCCTTTATCTCTAACTACAGCTGCGGCTGAATTATCGCAAAAAAATGCAATGAAGAGCTACTCGAGATATATCAGCTCTCTGAGGTCAGCACTTCCAGGAGGTGGTGTCGGTGATCTTGATAGCATAATGAATGGGGTCATTAAAACAAAGCTTAAGATAATCCCAGCTAATTTCTC ATGGGGAGAGCAGTCTTCTAACGTTTTCAACCAGATGGTAGGCGATTTTATGAGACCGAGAATTAATGAG GTTGATGAGCTCCTAGCTAAGGGAGTGAATGTGACTATATACAATGGGCAG CTTGATCTCATTTGTTCAACCAAGGGAACCGAAGCATGGGTTGAAAAACTCAA GTGGGAAGGGCTCGATAGTTTTTTGAGCATGAACAGAACTCCTCTTCTTTGCGGTGCAGAGGGACAGCTCACAAAAGGATTTACCAGGTCGTACAAAAACCTGAACTTCTTCTGGATTCTTGGGGCAGGCCACTTT GAAAATCTTCCATGCCATTATGGAAACAACACCCTTTGA
- the LOC133680476 gene encoding serine carboxypeptidase-like 51 isoform X5, which yields MGKLSFFLLSVVFLVSLLNGETVTAASRKKVATGARTRDGSEEWGYVEVRPRAHMFWWLYRSPYRVEDSSKPWPIILWLQGGPGGSGVGMGNFEEIGPLDTYLKPRNSTWLQVADLLFVDNPVGTGYSFVEEGDADLFVKTDDEAASDLTTLLEKVFNRNESLQKSPLYIVAESYGGKFAVTLGLSALKAIEAGKLKLILGGVALGDTWISPEDFVLSWGPLLKDLSRLDNNGLQKANSLAEKIRQQIREGQYADATNSWSELEGVISANSNSVDFYNFLLDSGSDPLSLTTAAAELSQKNAMKSYSRYISSLRSALPGGGVGDLDSIMNGVIKTKLKIIPANFSWGEQSSNVFNQMVGDFMRPRINEVDELLAKGVNVTIYNGQLDLICSTKGTEAWVEKLKWEGLDSFLSMNRTPLLCGAEGQLTKGFTRSYKNLNFFWILGAGHFEFEGVFPIKFQVDCHL from the exons ATGGGAAAgctgagtttttttcttctgtctGTTGTGTTCTTGGTTTCTTTGCTTAATGGAGAAACAGTCACTGCCGCTTCAAGAAAAAAGGTAGCCACTGGTGCAAGAACCCGTGATGGATCAGAAGAATGGGGATATGTAGAAGTTAGACCAA GAGCACACATGTTTTGGTGGCTTTATAGGAGTCCTTACAGAGTTGAAGATTCATCCAAACCATGGCCAATCATTCTTTGGTTGCAGGGTGGACCT GGAGGATCAGGTGTTGGGATGggaaattttgaagaaattggGCCGCTGGATACCTATCTGAAGCCCCGGAATTCGACATGGTTACAAGTGGCTGATCTGCTCTTTGTG GATAATCCAGTTGGCACAGGATACAGTTTTGTGGAAGAGGGTGATGCAGACTTGTTTGTCAAGACTGATGACGAGGCAGCAAGTGATCTAACTACTCTGTTGGAGAAAGTATTCAACAGGAATGAGAGCCTTCAGAAGAGCCCTTTGTATATTGTAGCAGAGTCTTATGGAGGCAAATTTGCTGTCACCCTTGGTTTATCAGCTCTAAAAGCAATTGAAGCAGGAAAACTGAAACTTATACTTGGAG GAGTAGCGTTGGGTGACACTTGGATCTCACCAGAAGATTTTGTG CTTTCATGGGGTCCTCTTCTAAAAGATCTGTCGAGGCTCGACAACAACGGACTTCAGAAGGCAAACAG CCTGGCTGAGAAGATTAGGCAGCAAATCCGCGAAGGTCAGTATGCTGACGCAACTAATTCTTGGTCTGAGCTTGAGGGAGTGATTAGTGCTAACAGCAATTCTGTG gatttctataattttttattggattcgGGATCGGACCCTTTATCTCTAACTACAGCTGCGGCTGAATTATCGCAAAAAAATGCAATGAAGAGCTACTCGAGATATATCAGCTCTCTGAGGTCAGCACTTCCAGGAGGTGGTGTCGGTGATCTTGATAGCATAATGAATGGGGTCATTAAAACAAAGCTTAAGATAATCCCAGCTAATTTCTC ATGGGGAGAGCAGTCTTCTAACGTTTTCAACCAGATGGTAGGCGATTTTATGAGACCGAGAATTAATGAG GTTGATGAGCTCCTAGCTAAGGGAGTGAATGTGACTATATACAATGGGCAG CTTGATCTCATTTGTTCAACCAAGGGAACCGAAGCATGGGTTGAAAAACTCAA GTGGGAAGGGCTCGATAGTTTTTTGAGCATGAACAGAACTCCTCTTCTTTGCGGTGCAGAGGGACAGCTCACAAAAGGATTTACCAGGTCGTACAAAAACCTGAACTTCTTCTGGATTCTTGGGGCAGGCCACTTT
- the LOC133680476 gene encoding serine carboxypeptidase-like 51 isoform X3 has protein sequence MGKLSFFLLSVVFLVSLLNGETVTAASRKKVATGARTRDGSEEWGYVEVRPRAHMFWWLYRSPYRVEDSSKPWPIILWLQGGPGGSGVGMGNFEEIGPLDTYLKPRNSTWLQVADLLFVDNPVGTGYSFVEEGDADLFVKTDDEAASDLTTLLEKVFNRNESLQKSPLYIVAESYGGKFAVTLGLSALKAIEAGKLKLILGGVALGDTWISPEDFVLSWGPLLKDLSRLDNNGLQKANSLAEKIRQQIREGQYADATNSWSELEGVISANSNSVDFYNFLLDSGSDPLSLTTAAAELSQKNAMKSYSRYISSLRSALPGGGVGDLDSIMNGVIKTKLKIIPANFSWGEQSSNVFNQMVGDFMRPRINEVDELLAKGVNVTIYNGQLDLICSTKGTEAWVEKLKWEGLDSFLSMNRTPLLCGAEGQLTKGFTRSYKNLNFFWILGAGHFQGPIPPVPKLGQKDQFSKRKNK, from the exons ATGGGAAAgctgagtttttttcttctgtctGTTGTGTTCTTGGTTTCTTTGCTTAATGGAGAAACAGTCACTGCCGCTTCAAGAAAAAAGGTAGCCACTGGTGCAAGAACCCGTGATGGATCAGAAGAATGGGGATATGTAGAAGTTAGACCAA GAGCACACATGTTTTGGTGGCTTTATAGGAGTCCTTACAGAGTTGAAGATTCATCCAAACCATGGCCAATCATTCTTTGGTTGCAGGGTGGACCT GGAGGATCAGGTGTTGGGATGggaaattttgaagaaattggGCCGCTGGATACCTATCTGAAGCCCCGGAATTCGACATGGTTACAAGTGGCTGATCTGCTCTTTGTG GATAATCCAGTTGGCACAGGATACAGTTTTGTGGAAGAGGGTGATGCAGACTTGTTTGTCAAGACTGATGACGAGGCAGCAAGTGATCTAACTACTCTGTTGGAGAAAGTATTCAACAGGAATGAGAGCCTTCAGAAGAGCCCTTTGTATATTGTAGCAGAGTCTTATGGAGGCAAATTTGCTGTCACCCTTGGTTTATCAGCTCTAAAAGCAATTGAAGCAGGAAAACTGAAACTTATACTTGGAG GAGTAGCGTTGGGTGACACTTGGATCTCACCAGAAGATTTTGTG CTTTCATGGGGTCCTCTTCTAAAAGATCTGTCGAGGCTCGACAACAACGGACTTCAGAAGGCAAACAG CCTGGCTGAGAAGATTAGGCAGCAAATCCGCGAAGGTCAGTATGCTGACGCAACTAATTCTTGGTCTGAGCTTGAGGGAGTGATTAGTGCTAACAGCAATTCTGTG gatttctataattttttattggattcgGGATCGGACCCTTTATCTCTAACTACAGCTGCGGCTGAATTATCGCAAAAAAATGCAATGAAGAGCTACTCGAGATATATCAGCTCTCTGAGGTCAGCACTTCCAGGAGGTGGTGTCGGTGATCTTGATAGCATAATGAATGGGGTCATTAAAACAAAGCTTAAGATAATCCCAGCTAATTTCTC ATGGGGAGAGCAGTCTTCTAACGTTTTCAACCAGATGGTAGGCGATTTTATGAGACCGAGAATTAATGAG GTTGATGAGCTCCTAGCTAAGGGAGTGAATGTGACTATATACAATGGGCAG CTTGATCTCATTTGTTCAACCAAGGGAACCGAAGCATGGGTTGAAAAACTCAA GTGGGAAGGGCTCGATAGTTTTTTGAGCATGAACAGAACTCCTCTTCTTTGCGGTGCAGAGGGACAGCTCACAAAAGGATTTACCAGGTCGTACAAAAACCTGAACTTCTTCTGGATTCTTGGGGCAGGCCACTTT
- the LOC133680476 gene encoding serine carboxypeptidase-like 51 isoform X7, which yields MGKLSFFLLSVVFLVSLLNGETVTAASRKKVATGARTRDGSEEWGYVEVRPRAHMFWWLYRSPYRVEDSSKPWPIILWLQGGPGGSGVGMGNFEEIGPLDTYLKPRNSTWLQVADLLFVDNPVGTGYSFVEEGDADLFVKTDDEAASDLTTLLEKVFNRNESLQKSPLYIVAESYGGKFAVTLGLSALKAIEAGKLKLILGGVALGDTWISPEDFVLSWGPLLKDLSRLDNNGLQKANSLAEKIRQQIREGQYADATNSWSELEGVISANSNSVDFYNFLLDSGSDPLSLTTAAAELSQKNAMKSYSRYISSLRSALPGGGVGDLDSIMNGVIKTKLKIIPANFSWGEQSSNVFNQMVGDFMRPRINEVDELLAKGVNVTIYNGQLDLICSTKGTEAWVEKLKWEGLDSFLSMNRTPLLCGAEGQLTKGFTRSYKNLNFFWILGAGHFNPEKWSNQTLWLQS from the exons ATGGGAAAgctgagtttttttcttctgtctGTTGTGTTCTTGGTTTCTTTGCTTAATGGAGAAACAGTCACTGCCGCTTCAAGAAAAAAGGTAGCCACTGGTGCAAGAACCCGTGATGGATCAGAAGAATGGGGATATGTAGAAGTTAGACCAA GAGCACACATGTTTTGGTGGCTTTATAGGAGTCCTTACAGAGTTGAAGATTCATCCAAACCATGGCCAATCATTCTTTGGTTGCAGGGTGGACCT GGAGGATCAGGTGTTGGGATGggaaattttgaagaaattggGCCGCTGGATACCTATCTGAAGCCCCGGAATTCGACATGGTTACAAGTGGCTGATCTGCTCTTTGTG GATAATCCAGTTGGCACAGGATACAGTTTTGTGGAAGAGGGTGATGCAGACTTGTTTGTCAAGACTGATGACGAGGCAGCAAGTGATCTAACTACTCTGTTGGAGAAAGTATTCAACAGGAATGAGAGCCTTCAGAAGAGCCCTTTGTATATTGTAGCAGAGTCTTATGGAGGCAAATTTGCTGTCACCCTTGGTTTATCAGCTCTAAAAGCAATTGAAGCAGGAAAACTGAAACTTATACTTGGAG GAGTAGCGTTGGGTGACACTTGGATCTCACCAGAAGATTTTGTG CTTTCATGGGGTCCTCTTCTAAAAGATCTGTCGAGGCTCGACAACAACGGACTTCAGAAGGCAAACAG CCTGGCTGAGAAGATTAGGCAGCAAATCCGCGAAGGTCAGTATGCTGACGCAACTAATTCTTGGTCTGAGCTTGAGGGAGTGATTAGTGCTAACAGCAATTCTGTG gatttctataattttttattggattcgGGATCGGACCCTTTATCTCTAACTACAGCTGCGGCTGAATTATCGCAAAAAAATGCAATGAAGAGCTACTCGAGATATATCAGCTCTCTGAGGTCAGCACTTCCAGGAGGTGGTGTCGGTGATCTTGATAGCATAATGAATGGGGTCATTAAAACAAAGCTTAAGATAATCCCAGCTAATTTCTC ATGGGGAGAGCAGTCTTCTAACGTTTTCAACCAGATGGTAGGCGATTTTATGAGACCGAGAATTAATGAG GTTGATGAGCTCCTAGCTAAGGGAGTGAATGTGACTATATACAATGGGCAG CTTGATCTCATTTGTTCAACCAAGGGAACCGAAGCATGGGTTGAAAAACTCAA GTGGGAAGGGCTCGATAGTTTTTTGAGCATGAACAGAACTCCTCTTCTTTGCGGTGCAGAGGGACAGCTCACAAAAGGATTTACCAGGTCGTACAAAAACCTGAACTTCTTCTGGATTCTTGGGGCAGGCCACTTT
- the LOC133680476 gene encoding serine carboxypeptidase-like 51 isoform X4: MGKLSFFLLSVVFLVSLLNGETVTAASRKKVATGARTRDGSEEWGYVEVRPRAHMFWWLYRSPYRVEDSSKPWPIILWLQGGPGGSGVGMGNFEEIGPLDTYLKPRNSTWLQVADLLFVDNPVGTGYSFVEEGDADLFVKTDDEAASDLTTLLEKVFNRNESLQKSPLYIVAESYGGKFAVTLGLSALKAIEAGKLKLILGGVALGDTWISPEDFVLSWGPLLKDLSRLDNNGLQKANSLAEKIRQQIREGQYADATNSWSELEGVISANSNSVDFYNFLLDSGSDPLSLTTAAAELSQKNAMKSYSRYISSLRSALPGGGVGDLDSIMNGVIKTKLKIIPANFSWGEQSSNVFNQMVGDFMRPRINEVDELLAKGVNVTIYNGQLDLICSTKGTEAWVEKLKWEGLDSFLSMNRTPLLCGAEGQLTKGFTRSYKNLNFFWILGAGHFKEGSNNRRFRQYQKQQLCT; the protein is encoded by the exons ATGGGAAAgctgagtttttttcttctgtctGTTGTGTTCTTGGTTTCTTTGCTTAATGGAGAAACAGTCACTGCCGCTTCAAGAAAAAAGGTAGCCACTGGTGCAAGAACCCGTGATGGATCAGAAGAATGGGGATATGTAGAAGTTAGACCAA GAGCACACATGTTTTGGTGGCTTTATAGGAGTCCTTACAGAGTTGAAGATTCATCCAAACCATGGCCAATCATTCTTTGGTTGCAGGGTGGACCT GGAGGATCAGGTGTTGGGATGggaaattttgaagaaattggGCCGCTGGATACCTATCTGAAGCCCCGGAATTCGACATGGTTACAAGTGGCTGATCTGCTCTTTGTG GATAATCCAGTTGGCACAGGATACAGTTTTGTGGAAGAGGGTGATGCAGACTTGTTTGTCAAGACTGATGACGAGGCAGCAAGTGATCTAACTACTCTGTTGGAGAAAGTATTCAACAGGAATGAGAGCCTTCAGAAGAGCCCTTTGTATATTGTAGCAGAGTCTTATGGAGGCAAATTTGCTGTCACCCTTGGTTTATCAGCTCTAAAAGCAATTGAAGCAGGAAAACTGAAACTTATACTTGGAG GAGTAGCGTTGGGTGACACTTGGATCTCACCAGAAGATTTTGTG CTTTCATGGGGTCCTCTTCTAAAAGATCTGTCGAGGCTCGACAACAACGGACTTCAGAAGGCAAACAG CCTGGCTGAGAAGATTAGGCAGCAAATCCGCGAAGGTCAGTATGCTGACGCAACTAATTCTTGGTCTGAGCTTGAGGGAGTGATTAGTGCTAACAGCAATTCTGTG gatttctataattttttattggattcgGGATCGGACCCTTTATCTCTAACTACAGCTGCGGCTGAATTATCGCAAAAAAATGCAATGAAGAGCTACTCGAGATATATCAGCTCTCTGAGGTCAGCACTTCCAGGAGGTGGTGTCGGTGATCTTGATAGCATAATGAATGGGGTCATTAAAACAAAGCTTAAGATAATCCCAGCTAATTTCTC ATGGGGAGAGCAGTCTTCTAACGTTTTCAACCAGATGGTAGGCGATTTTATGAGACCGAGAATTAATGAG GTTGATGAGCTCCTAGCTAAGGGAGTGAATGTGACTATATACAATGGGCAG CTTGATCTCATTTGTTCAACCAAGGGAACCGAAGCATGGGTTGAAAAACTCAA GTGGGAAGGGCTCGATAGTTTTTTGAGCATGAACAGAACTCCTCTTCTTTGCGGTGCAGAGGGACAGCTCACAAAAGGATTTACCAGGTCGTACAAAAACCTGAACTTCTTCTGGATTCTTGGGGCAGGCCACTTT
- the LOC133680476 gene encoding serine carboxypeptidase-like 51 isoform X9, with protein sequence MGKLSFFLLSVVFLVSLLNGETVTAASRKKVATGARTRDGSEEWGYVEVRPRAHMFWWLYRSPYRVEDSSKPWPIILWLQGGPGGSGVGMGNFEEIGPLDTYLKPRNSTWLQVADLLFVDNPVGTGYSFVEEGDADLFVKTDDEAASDLTTLLEKVFNRNESLQKSPLYIVAESYGGKFAVTLGLSALKAIEAGKLKLILGGVALGDTWISPEDFVLSWGPLLKDLSRLDNNGLQKANSLAEKIRQQIREGQYADATNSWSELEGVISANSNSVDFYNFLLDSGSDPLSLTTAAAELSQKNAMKSYSRYISSLRSALPGGGVGDLDSIMNGVIKTKLKIIPANFSWGEQSSNVFNQMVGDFMRPRINEVDELLAKGVNVTIYNGQLDLICSTKGTEAWVEKLKWEGLDSFLSMNRTPLLCGAEGQLTKGFTRSYKNLNFFWILGAGHFPRIAGII encoded by the exons ATGGGAAAgctgagtttttttcttctgtctGTTGTGTTCTTGGTTTCTTTGCTTAATGGAGAAACAGTCACTGCCGCTTCAAGAAAAAAGGTAGCCACTGGTGCAAGAACCCGTGATGGATCAGAAGAATGGGGATATGTAGAAGTTAGACCAA GAGCACACATGTTTTGGTGGCTTTATAGGAGTCCTTACAGAGTTGAAGATTCATCCAAACCATGGCCAATCATTCTTTGGTTGCAGGGTGGACCT GGAGGATCAGGTGTTGGGATGggaaattttgaagaaattggGCCGCTGGATACCTATCTGAAGCCCCGGAATTCGACATGGTTACAAGTGGCTGATCTGCTCTTTGTG GATAATCCAGTTGGCACAGGATACAGTTTTGTGGAAGAGGGTGATGCAGACTTGTTTGTCAAGACTGATGACGAGGCAGCAAGTGATCTAACTACTCTGTTGGAGAAAGTATTCAACAGGAATGAGAGCCTTCAGAAGAGCCCTTTGTATATTGTAGCAGAGTCTTATGGAGGCAAATTTGCTGTCACCCTTGGTTTATCAGCTCTAAAAGCAATTGAAGCAGGAAAACTGAAACTTATACTTGGAG GAGTAGCGTTGGGTGACACTTGGATCTCACCAGAAGATTTTGTG CTTTCATGGGGTCCTCTTCTAAAAGATCTGTCGAGGCTCGACAACAACGGACTTCAGAAGGCAAACAG CCTGGCTGAGAAGATTAGGCAGCAAATCCGCGAAGGTCAGTATGCTGACGCAACTAATTCTTGGTCTGAGCTTGAGGGAGTGATTAGTGCTAACAGCAATTCTGTG gatttctataattttttattggattcgGGATCGGACCCTTTATCTCTAACTACAGCTGCGGCTGAATTATCGCAAAAAAATGCAATGAAGAGCTACTCGAGATATATCAGCTCTCTGAGGTCAGCACTTCCAGGAGGTGGTGTCGGTGATCTTGATAGCATAATGAATGGGGTCATTAAAACAAAGCTTAAGATAATCCCAGCTAATTTCTC ATGGGGAGAGCAGTCTTCTAACGTTTTCAACCAGATGGTAGGCGATTTTATGAGACCGAGAATTAATGAG GTTGATGAGCTCCTAGCTAAGGGAGTGAATGTGACTATATACAATGGGCAG CTTGATCTCATTTGTTCAACCAAGGGAACCGAAGCATGGGTTGAAAAACTCAA GTGGGAAGGGCTCGATAGTTTTTTGAGCATGAACAGAACTCCTCTTCTTTGCGGTGCAGAGGGACAGCTCACAAAAGGATTTACCAGGTCGTACAAAAACCTGAACTTCTTCTGGATTCTTGGGGCAGGCCACTTT
- the LOC133680476 gene encoding serine carboxypeptidase-like 51 isoform X1 has protein sequence MGKLSFFLLSVVFLVSLLNGETVTAASRKKVATGARTRDGSEEWGYVEVRPRAHMFWWLYRSPYRVEDSSKPWPIILWLQGGPGGSGVGMGNFEEIGPLDTYLKPRNSTWLQVADLLFVDNPVGTGYSFVEEGDADLFVKTDDEAASDLTTLLEKVFNRNESLQKSPLYIVAESYGGKFAVTLGLSALKAIEAGKLKLILGGVALGDTWISPEDFVLSWGPLLKDLSRLDNNGLQKANSLAEKIRQQIREGQYADATNSWSELEGVISANSNSVDFYNFLLDSGSDPLSLTTAAAELSQKNAMKSYSRYISSLRSALPGGGVGDLDSIMNGVIKTKLKIIPANFSWGEQSSNVFNQMVGDFMRPRINEVDELLAKGVNVTIYNGQLDLICSTKGTEAWVEKLKWEGLDSFLSMNRTPLLCGAEGQLTKGFTRSYKNLNFFWILGAGHFGKIQIYYRGKIYYYSDDDEGKMNLRCRLSPTVVEDDDDELNGYW, from the exons ATGGGAAAgctgagtttttttcttctgtctGTTGTGTTCTTGGTTTCTTTGCTTAATGGAGAAACAGTCACTGCCGCTTCAAGAAAAAAGGTAGCCACTGGTGCAAGAACCCGTGATGGATCAGAAGAATGGGGATATGTAGAAGTTAGACCAA GAGCACACATGTTTTGGTGGCTTTATAGGAGTCCTTACAGAGTTGAAGATTCATCCAAACCATGGCCAATCATTCTTTGGTTGCAGGGTGGACCT GGAGGATCAGGTGTTGGGATGggaaattttgaagaaattggGCCGCTGGATACCTATCTGAAGCCCCGGAATTCGACATGGTTACAAGTGGCTGATCTGCTCTTTGTG GATAATCCAGTTGGCACAGGATACAGTTTTGTGGAAGAGGGTGATGCAGACTTGTTTGTCAAGACTGATGACGAGGCAGCAAGTGATCTAACTACTCTGTTGGAGAAAGTATTCAACAGGAATGAGAGCCTTCAGAAGAGCCCTTTGTATATTGTAGCAGAGTCTTATGGAGGCAAATTTGCTGTCACCCTTGGTTTATCAGCTCTAAAAGCAATTGAAGCAGGAAAACTGAAACTTATACTTGGAG GAGTAGCGTTGGGTGACACTTGGATCTCACCAGAAGATTTTGTG CTTTCATGGGGTCCTCTTCTAAAAGATCTGTCGAGGCTCGACAACAACGGACTTCAGAAGGCAAACAG CCTGGCTGAGAAGATTAGGCAGCAAATCCGCGAAGGTCAGTATGCTGACGCAACTAATTCTTGGTCTGAGCTTGAGGGAGTGATTAGTGCTAACAGCAATTCTGTG gatttctataattttttattggattcgGGATCGGACCCTTTATCTCTAACTACAGCTGCGGCTGAATTATCGCAAAAAAATGCAATGAAGAGCTACTCGAGATATATCAGCTCTCTGAGGTCAGCACTTCCAGGAGGTGGTGTCGGTGATCTTGATAGCATAATGAATGGGGTCATTAAAACAAAGCTTAAGATAATCCCAGCTAATTTCTC ATGGGGAGAGCAGTCTTCTAACGTTTTCAACCAGATGGTAGGCGATTTTATGAGACCGAGAATTAATGAG GTTGATGAGCTCCTAGCTAAGGGAGTGAATGTGACTATATACAATGGGCAG CTTGATCTCATTTGTTCAACCAAGGGAACCGAAGCATGGGTTGAAAAACTCAA GTGGGAAGGGCTCGATAGTTTTTTGAGCATGAACAGAACTCCTCTTCTTTGCGGTGCAGAGGGACAGCTCACAAAAGGATTTACCAGGTCGTACAAAAACCTGAACTTCTTCTGGATTCTTGGGGCAGGCCACTTT